A window of Amblyraja radiata isolate CabotCenter1 chromosome 25, sAmbRad1.1.pri, whole genome shotgun sequence contains these coding sequences:
- the LOC116987139 gene encoding hydroxycarboxylic acid receptor 3-like: MENANQSCAASADANFNYNSPVILITFILGLAGNTTALWIFCFHVKSRRPNVVYSLNLMIADTLLMCCLPIRAHYFIKEKDWIFGDVPCRLNIFMISLNRVGSVIFLMAIAVDRYFKVVRPFHKVNKITPRCAAMLAGALWVMAVGICLHLLVEPHHFYQNNTRTYCEPFNITNPRRPMAIWTNIVFIFFTFILPVSVLVFSSSCIIWKLRQMETEMRRKYKRTVKLVIAVVVVFVICFLPTNIAVVAVLVTMQNPTDCNITAVNIFYNTLFVTYLNSVIDPVIYYFSNSAFRDALRKALVHLNLRSCKSATSQDNEQGESQGQTLDQQTTSVTHL; encoded by the coding sequence ATGGAGAACGCGAACCAGTCATGTGCTGCAAGTGCAGATGCCAACTTTAACTACAACTCACCAGTAATTCTTATCACATTCATCCTAGGATTGGCTGGAAATACAACTGCCCTGTGGATCTTCTGCTTTCACGTGAAATCCCGGAGACCAAACGTTGTGTACTCGCTAAACCTGATGATCGCTGACACTCTGTTGATGTGCTGCCTACCTATTCGAGCCCATTATTTTATCAAAGAGAAGGACTGGATCTTCGGTGATGTGCCCTGTCGCCTAAACATCTTCATGATCTCCCTAAACCGGGTTGGCAGCGTCATCTTCCTGATGGCCATAGCCGTCGATCGCTACTTTAAGGTGGTCCGCCCGTTTCACAAAGTCAACAAGATAACTCCAAGGTGTGCGGCGATGTTAGCAGGAGCCCTGTGGGTCATGGCAGTGGGGATTTGTTTACACTTGTTGGTAGAGCCACACCATTTCTATCAAAATAACACCAGGACCTACTGTGAACCATTCAACATAACCAACCCTCGCCGGCCCATGGCAATTTGGACGAACATTGTGTTTATATTCTTTACGTTCATTTTACCGGTCTCCGTTTTAGTTTTCTCCAGCTCCTGCATCATCTGGAAGTTAAGGCAGATGGAGACTGAGATGAGGCGTAAATATAAGCGCACCGTGAAGCTTGTGATAGCTGTGGTCGTGGTCTTTGTTATTTGTTTCTTGCCCACCAACATTGCCGTGGTCGCCGTTTTAGTTACAATGCAAAATCCCACAGACTGCAACATCACCGCTGTTAATATCTTCTACAACACGTTGTTCGTGACATACCTGAACAGTGTGATCGACCCAGTGATTTACTATTTTTCAAATTCAGCATTCAGGGATGCGTTGAGGAAAGCTCTCGTTCATCTAAATTTAAGGTCTTGCAAATCAGCTACGAGTCAAGATAATGAACAAGGGGAATCCCAAGGACAGACATTGGATCAACAAACGACCTCTGTAACCCACCTCTGA